The DNA window CAttctcttccctgcctccctagGGACAAGGACAACTGTCAAGCAAATGCCCTTGTTGCCTACAGGAGATAACAAAAACAAAGGGAgttaacaaaaacaaagccatATATATTTAGTCAACACACACGTATTGAGAACTCAGTCTGTCAAGTATGGTTCATATGTTGGAAACACAGTATGAACCAAACAGACAAGTCTCTGACCCTTGAAGAAGACCAATGCTTTTTAGATACTCCAAGTGtctaaaaggcagagagaattgcCAAGTTTTTGTTTCCTGATGGCCCTTCTGCCTAAAATATTTTCCTAGACTGCTTCAGGATGGCATTGGAGCAGCCTCTGCACCTACAGAAGCATTTGCCATTTGCCTCATGGTCTATCTGACTACTTTGATATCTACTTCTTCCACTAAACTACGTGGGTAGAGACTACCAAATTCCTAATGCCATCAGTCATGCCAGTCTCTCCTGGCAGTACAATAACTACCAGCTGTTTTCCTCTACACCGACCTAAGGGTACACCTCACAGCTCACAATCCTGTCCCATATATCTGACCTTGCTCCTACCTACAAATTCTTTATCCCTGAGGCTATTGAATACCTTCTCTCTGCCAGGTTCTgaacaaaaaacaatatttttaaatgaccaataaccacataaataaatacataaaaatgtagtgaaattaagtaaaaataaaattcagttccTCGGTAATAGCAGTCACATTTGACGTGTTCAATGGTAATGTTTCCATCATTATAGAAAGTCTGTTTTCAGGTACTATTGTAGAAAATTAATTGAACCAAACAATAATACCTACCTTAAAGTTTCAGACCTTTTTGAAGTTGTTTCCAACAAAAATGAATAGTTATTTCCTCTGTATTCATAAGACAGACTGTTCTATTTAGAATTGACTTTATAGTTCTTATTTCTTCCAGGTGGTTTTTATATATCTTCTTCCCCCTCAAACTGTAGGACTCTCCTCAATCCTGTTCTTTGCATTCCATCCAGTGCCTAGCACAGCGCTCCACACATTACCAATGCTCTGCAACTGTGGTCAGTTCAAACTCAGGAGAGTGTGACTAGAATGGTCAAGACCTGAATAGAAGCGGGGTTAGCAGCTTTGGGCTTGGCCATTGGACGTGGTAGTAGAACAGAGTATATATAGAGCGCCAGAGATGCCAGCTACTGCACCTCATGCTTTCTTGTAATCACACAGACTACCGGGAAGTTGAGGGTGGGTAAGAACGAAGTTAGGAATTCACTTTAACCTGCCATTTCTCTTTACCTATTTTTCTAGCTCCATGTGTCCATGAGGCTTAGCAGACCTGAAAGGCTGCCTGGAAGTAAGAACACAGAAGCTAAAAGTTGCCTTGGAATTCCCATTGCTGAAGTCTTCCCTCACCATCATTTTTGCTGATGATGGGCATACACAGAGCAGTAACTGAAAAAATGTACTTGAGTTTGTAGAACATTAAGGAATTGGTGTCAAAAGCCATAGCTGGCTACCTTCCAGAAGCCTGGCATTGTGATTATATTTGTTAATTAAGTGAGAAGGTGTCTGGTGGGTCACATTCCAATCATCATCATTTATTCCTGGGGCTTTGTTATGGAAGATAAGCTAAAATGaacttggctttgtaggcctgcATTTGCAGGGCCACAGTACCTATAGGTTTCCTACCTCTCTTTGTCATGACAATCTAGGTCAGCAAGGCACCCTAGCTTTCCACATTCTATTCCATATTCTTCTGCCTAAGAATTTGTAACCACTGGAATGTTTTTTTCTTGTGTACCTTTCTAGGGAGAGTTATGAAGACCTTGTCCCCTTCCCAATACAGCAGCCCTGGCCAAATGCCTTACATTTCCTCTGAGGCTTGAGATCTCTATTCACTGGTGGAGGCTCCAGGTCTGCAGGTAACTCAGGCAGCACACTCGAGATACTTCCTGAGCTCATTGGTATGTAGTCATCCTGGCTACTGTGGGGTCCAAGACCAGAGGCAGTAGCTGTGGGGCTCATGGGCACATAGCTGTCTTCGGCACTGGTTGAAGTTGTGGGGTACATTGGGGAAAACCTGCATGGCTGCAAGAGAACAAGTACAGGTTGGGAATGACATAGCAGTCAtggaaatgtatgtatgtatgtatgtatgtatgtatgtatgtatgtatgtatgtgggaagCGTGGCTGTGCAAATGGCTTCAGTTCCAAATTGCCCCAAAATAACTCTAAACTTACTCGGAAAAGTTAGAAAAGCCTGTAGCCAAAGTTCTGTCTCTAGACCCAAGTAAACGTATGTAGTAACTCTCCTAGATcggatactggaaaattgaagACTTATGATGCAAGTTATTTATTGTAAATTTGATATAATTTAAGCTTGATTATCAACTAGGTTTGGAATCCCTTAGGAGACGCATCTTTGGGTACACCTTCAAGGGCATTTCTAGAACAGTTTAACTGAGGTGGAAAGACACCCTGACTGTTGAGTGATATCAGCATATGGTCTGAAGTTCTGAACAGATTAAAAGGGGGGAAAGGAACAAAAAGATGGGGGGAAcctggaatggtggcacatgcccttaatcccagtactcaggaggcagaggttggaggatggcagtgagtttaaggccagccttggactacataatgaattctagatcaggtTGGACTAGAACGTGACCCTATAtcaaaaagtgtgtgtggggagacATATCCAGCTGAGTTCCAGAACTTTCTTCTTAGTGATGGGAGAAGAaaaaggggggatggagagagggctcagcagttcaCCTAttgaccctggttcaatcccccagtgcccaagtaaggccagatgcacaaatggtgcatgaatttggagttcgtttgcagtggctagaaaccctggtgtgcccattctctccctgctgtctccctctcttctctctatccccctttgcttgcaaataaataaacaaaaatatttttaaaaagaaagggaaggaggggggacttaataggatggtattctatatatgttaagtagaagaacagagtaatggggggtaaaaaggcctaagtgaggagaagagattgagtaaaggagaggtggagagagggctaatcaaaatctaagaggatataaataaatcatatagaaacctaattttttggacaatggagaagccatagactgttactagaaaattttcagtgccagggatgggataccttccaatgagttgttggccaggaaggacAATTTCTAGTCCATAAAGATCCTACAGGGTCTTTATGGAACACCAACTTCAAtagtttcaaataaattaaagtctTAAAAGGATActagaagagccaggcatgttagtgcacgcctttaatcccagcactcaggaggcagaggtaggaggactgccgtgaggtcaaggccaccatgagactacatagtgaattccaggtcagcctgggctggaatgagaccctacctcgaaaagccagaaaaaaaaaaaaaaaaggctagatagatggcttagccattaaggcatctacctgcaaagccaaaggatcctggttcaattctcccggACCCaggtaagcccaatgcacaagggggcacatgcatctggagttcatttgcagtggctggaggccctggaatgcccattcttattctctttctctgcctctttctctctctctctctcaaataaataaataaattaaatatattttaaaaaacagaaaaaaggataCTAAAAGAGTGCTCATACATTCTTAGTGCTGAAtctaaaaatacttgaaaggaacACATATAGTCAAGTCTTTTGTTAGCCAAACTGAAGCCTAAAAGAACTTCAATGCCAAACTTACCAGATTTAAACTAAGTCGTTTGTCTCGGTGTCTTAATGATTGGCTTTCTATATCACCTGCAAGAAACAAGTTGGAATGGTGAGAAGTCCCTTTACTCCCCAGGGCCTGTGCTTAGCTCCATAAATGCAGGAACATAATTTTCATATAAAAGGCTTGGTATTAAGTATATATGGCAGTCAGAGCCCATTCTCAAACAGAAGGAAAATTAGAcctaattttaaagaaatgtttaccTGTTGGTTTTGGTTCTCTCTGTGAATGGGGAGTTGGAAATGCTTGCTGAACTTAATAAATTTTTCTGAACCTAGAAATGATGGAAGTTAGACCTGGGCatctgaggagaggagaggtttgAAAGACTTCTTGCAGTCAGCAATAGACAAACTGAACAGAGGAACAAAAGTATTATGGGACAGCATTGAAGGCCCATTTGAGATCGGTTACCATGAATAGGTAGCTATGATATTTTTCTATAGCAATAGGCAGCTACTCAAGTACAGACATGGAAAGACAGAATATCTGCATTAATCTAGAATTAGAAATTTGTCAGAAGGTGTGAAAATAAGACATAAATCCATAAGACATTCTGAATAATTTTACCTCATTCAATAAGACCAGAACTCTTCTAATCCAAATCCAATGATGTAACaggactactgctcccacaacacataacccataaccccatggggaataccagcaaccccactgagtggaataggggcagggagaacagaaaaaatggtaccaacacatgatgtatgcatacaaagtatgttcataataaaaaatgtagattttttccaaaaaatgcaaataaattgaAATCAATGATGCATAAAAGTAATCATATACCATGATCAAGTGTGATTCGTCCCAGTTATGCAAGCCTTGTTCAGCATTGAAAATCAATTACCATAGTCCACCACATCGAAAAGGTTGAAGAAgataaatcacatgatcatatcaatagatgcagaaaagtcatttgacaaaaatctaacatctattcataataaaaaaaaataaagaaacaaaattggggcaggagagattgcttagtggttaaggtacttgcctgcaaagccaaaggactcaggtttgatttcccagtacccacctaaagccagatacacaaggtggtgcaagcatctggagttcatttgcagtggctagaggccctagcgtgcccattctctcactctctttacctgccttttctttctttctttgtttctttctctctctctctctctctcaaatgataaataagttaaaaacaattaaaaataaagaaaatctcaGTAAACCAGGAGTAGGGTGGAATATCTTCAACTTGATcaagaaaatctacaaagaaacctacagataacaccaaactcaAAGGGGAGAAACTCAAAGCTTTCcccttaaaataaagaaaaattcaaggATATTCCTTCTcagcactgctttttttttttttttaatttttatttatttatttgagagcgacagacacagagagaaagacagatagagagagagagagagagagagaatgggtgcgccagggcttccagcctctgcaaacgaactccagacgcgtgcgcccccttgtgcatctggctaacgtgggacctggggaaccgagcctcgaaccggggtccttaggcttcacaggcaagcgcttaaccactaagccatctctccagccctcagcactgCTTTTTAACATTGTACTGGAAGTGCTAACTAATGCAGTAAGACAAGAATAGATGACATTATTatgtagaaaataaacaaaaattttcctATAATATAAAGTATGTTAATATGCAAAAATCTATTAGTTTCCTATGTTCCAGCATTAAAAAGTGGAATTTGAAGTTAAAAACAataccagccaggtgtggtggtacacaccttcattgaatcccagcacttgggaggcaaaggtaagaagatcaccaagaattcaaggtcaccctgagactacatagtgaattctaatcagcctgagctagagtgagaccccccccccaccttggaaaaccaaaagcaaaaaaaaaaaaaaaaaaaataccatttacACTGACACCctccaaaataaaatagatttatttagaTATAAATCTAACAAAGTGTGTACAAGATCTATATGAGATGAAAGTAAAACTCTGGTGAAATAattcaagtaactaaataaatgaagaaatataccATATCTATAAAATGCTTTTACTCCAAGAATACTAGATTGGTTTAACAGTCAAAAATATCACATAAATTTCTCCACATTAACAGGATAAAAACAATATAATCATAAAATGTTTTAACctcaaaattataaatatgtgaaGTATGAAAACTTCACATTGTACTCCTTAACACATATGATTAttttaaactattaaaataaataaatacaatgcccATTCATAATTTCACAAAATAACatggaagaaaatagaaatataaaagaaaatctttaatcTATGAATGATAACCATAAAAATGTACAGCCAATTACATCCTCACTACTATTCAATGATGTTCTGAATTGTTTGGCCCAAACAGTGACAtaaaaaaaatgatgggctggaaagatggcttagcggttaagcgcttgcctgtgaagtctaaggaccccagttcgaggctcaattccccaggaaccacgttagccagatgcacaagggggcacacacatctggagttcgtttgcagtggctggaggccctggcgcgcccattctcgctctctctatctctatctgcctttttctctctctgtcgctctcaaataaataaataaataaaattaaatttaaaaatttttaaaaatgacacatgtgggctggagaaatggtttagcagttaaaatgcttgccttacaaagccatagaacccaggtttgattccccaggactcacgtaaagcagatgcaaaaggtggagcatgaatttggagtttgtttgtggccctggtgtgcccatactctctctttctctctatctacctctttctctcccttctctctcaaataaaaaaataaaaattaaagaaatatatttttttaaaaaatgacacatgtaaaaatattatactaaccctatggtccaccttatgttgctttattgcaacatggtcttgtgttctggaaacggccatgggcagtatgaagcagattTGCTAGATGctagatcccatggggccatgaggatgaaccatggattgcagtggagacccagtggagatgctaggaccacgaaatggctgctaaggaaagctgctggccccagggaagtttcccaggactgtgagtagcctagctggaggggcggaattggaatgccagagacttattgctggttagaactatcagacttggagatttgtcactggctagagttgctgtacttgaagctacagaatttgatgtttgccctggttgttttaaatcttgtattggttgaatatttctttactatgcccaatgccatcttttgcagtgtgaatgtttattttttgtcattacgggttttttgaggttattttttggtattatggctcagttaaaagatcttgaactatggggatgtttgaacatcattgggattgataaaaactatggggacttttaaagttggactgaaggcatcgtattttacatcatgtatggatatcagtttatgggggtcagaggtggaatgtggtggtttaattcaggtgtcccccgtacacttaggtgttctgaatgctaggttcccagctaatggagatttcgtaattaacaccttcaggaggcagtgttattgttgggggtgggcttatgggttttatagccagtttccccatgccagtgtttggcacactcgcctgttgctatggtccaccttatgttgggcaggggtgatgtccaccctctgctcatgccatcattttccccttgccatcatggagcttcccctcgaacctgtaagccaaaataaacctcttttttccgcaactcctcttggttgggtgatttctaccagcaatgcgaatctaaCTGCAGcactcaacaacaaaaaactattatggaaattcaaataaaaacaaaaatgagagccaggcatggtggtgcacacctttaattccagcacttgggaggcagaggtaggaggatcgccacaagttcgaggccaccctgagactacatagtgaattccaggtcagcctgagctacactgaaaccctaactcaaaaaacaaacaaaaaaaaaaaaagaaaagaaagaaagaaattacttcAACCAAGGAAAAATGACtatcatcaaaatgacaagaataaCTAGTGCAAGGATGTGAAAAAGGTGAGCAGTTATACATTGTTATAATATAAATTAATGCAGCAACTACGGAAAATAGCATGAAGtttcctcaaaaattaaaaaacgaaGCACCATGTGATCCACCGATCTCAGTACTAGGgttatatatccaaaggaaatgaaatcaaaatatcGAGACATCTGCACTCCCGTGTTTACTGAAGTACTATTCACATTAGTTGATACAGAACTGGCAAAGgcgtccatcaacagatgaatggaaaaaatgtgagattgtgtgtgtgtgtgtgcgcgcgcgcgcgcgcgcgcgtgtgttgGCATGTATACAATGGAATGTTATTAAGCCATAAAAAGAAGGAAGTCTTATTGTTGACAACATGCATGAACTTGAAGGACATCATGTGAaggcaaagaaaagcaaaatgctACTTGATCTCATGTGTTGAATCTaagatcaaacaaaaataaagggtaGCCATGAGGTTGCCAGGGACTTGGCAGTACAAGGAAATGAGGAGATGCTACTCAAAGGGTGTAAACTTTTAACTATAACATGAACGCGTTCAATGGATTTGATATATAACATAGGTTGCAATGAGTATGTTAAGTAATCTAATTGTGATGATCATTACAGGGTGAATATGCATATGAAGACTGAGAGAATTTTTCCACCAAATATCAAGACATAAAGATATAGTAACTAAGAAAGTGTGGTACTGATAAAAGCTAGACCCCATGGGATAGAAAGCAGAGCCCAGATTAAGACAGACCCTCACATACCCAGGCACATGATGGATGACAAAGAGGGTGCTGGAGAGCCACTGGGATAGGACACCCTTTCCAATGTCAGAGCCCTGTTACTAGATGAGGATCCAGGTGGGATAAAATGAACCTTACCCCACTCTGTTGCCACATACCAACCCTAAATCCAGGTGGATCATCACAGAAAACGGAGAATATAAAACTAAATGTTCTCTCTGCTTTGTCAGACCCATTTTGCTTCTTTCTATTCCCCACTACTgtttcatgattaaaaaaaaaaaaaagccgggcgtggtggcgcatgcctttaatcccagcactcaggaggcagaggtaggaagattgctatgagttcaaggccaccctgagactccatagtgagttccaggtcagcctgggccagaatgaaaccctaccttgaaaatgcaaaaaaaaaaaaaaaaaagtgtttttgtcAGCTTTAACTTTTGTCTTCTTTTATGTAAAACAACACAACCTGTTTTATGCTTGTCTTCAAATTGTAATTATTTTGTTCTTcaatttgagacttttcttttattgtcatgctttattattttactgactttattcatttatgtttctaaattttgtttaattgcttttatttctcctttttgtcACCATTCCCATGTTAGCACATTAAGAACTTCTGTGCTATCAGTGTATGCCCATTTTACTGGAGTTGGCTGAAGGAAGCAAGAGGTGTGATGGTCAGATCATGAGGGCTTTGGATCTTTACAGATTAACTTATTTCCTCAGCCAGAATGAGAGATATGAAAATAAAGTTGCCTCCATTACACTTTAAATATATAATCCTGATCCTTGGCCTTAGTAGGTAATAATGGTATGTGGAAGATTATATTTGTGGGgacagagagaataaatatgagtCTTTGTGTCTATCTGAGACCTACAGGCTGACATAAGAATGTCCAGAGAAACCAAAATTGTTGCTGAAAAGCCAGACTGAGGTTATTTGTGTGTACTTGCTTCTGAAGGCCACAGAAACCTGGGAGGGGAGAGGCAGAAGATGGAACTGGACTCGAAACTGCAAGGCAGTCTTGTGCTGGAGGGATATCAGTGTTCTAAACTGGCGCAGCTGAGTCAGAACTGCACGTACGTGCACATCCAGTTAGGATTTGGAAAGAACACCTCGGGTGGGCTGATGCGTGAGGCGAGTGGGATTGATGAGAATAACAAAAAGCTATGGTGTACAGTCTCATGAACCATTTTGCatgtgagaggcagagaagagaataGGGTCAAGCTGAAGCAAAGAACATCACCAAGAAGTACCAAATGTGTCCTCAAGAAACTCTAAACAAACATTAGCAGACTGGTCTCAGGTGAGGTGACTATTATCTGGGCAAGCAAAGAGCCTGTGCTCCAGCTTTCTGAAACATCTAAAGCAACCGAAGAATCTGCCCTGGTGGCGAGGCTCAAAGGAAGGGTCAGGCCACCCAGGAGCAAGAGAACCTTCAGGAGAGTTTGTCATCATAGGCCCAGGCCAATTATGAACCTGGGCTGGTTTGAACAAGTAATGCTGTCATGCAGACACAAGGTTTGAAGAAGAGCCAGACAGGGCAATCCTTACCCAggtttctttctatatatctgaaTCTTCTTAACACTCACCTTTCCATGACCCCATGTGGtccaaaccagagagagagattctTCTTGGCACCAGAGTGCATTCTGGCTTCTTGCTATTGCTGTACCGGGTCCATAGGAATTGGTCTTCTTGGCGCCGTTCAGACAGATGGCTTGGCTTAGGAGGACGGGGAGGTGGAATGTTGGACATAAAATCTAGTTCTTTTGCCCCACAGGACAAGGAACCTTGGTTTTTGTCTACATGAATTGCTGGATTTAAGCAAGTTTCCAGCAATGGTGAAGAAGATATGTGGTCTCTGGATGggctgttgatttctctattccAGATCAGAGCAGCCTGGGGCCTGGTGAAAGGTGCCTCTTGAGGACCATTCCCATGGCGTGAGGGGTGGACCAAATTATTGGAGGTAAGTGGCTGCAGGCCATCCAGAAAAACATCATCAAATGAGGTCTGTTCCAATGAGCGGTCTGAGTTTGACCAGCTATCACATCTGGTGGGAAGACTAAGAGAAGAAAAGCATGTGAAGTTGATTGATGTGTATGTagccatacacacacaacaaaatcCATGATGGCCTCATTCCCATGCCTCCGGTACTATGTTTTCTTCTACTTGGAGACCTATATTCAATCTATAACCCTCAGTCACACCAACCActtggcaaagaaaaaaaaagttgtttttttttaaattttgtaatccCTATAAGCACAAGGTACATATGAAAATGTAAGGTTAAAAATGAAAGCCACAATGCTGAAATATATGACTCATTTTGTTTAGTACACtgcttcatctttttttaaaactacatttataaagtttatttatttgcatatgtgtgtatgggcacgccaggttctTTTGTtgagtgtatctggctttatatgggtgttgtggaatcaaactcaggctggcagtccttgcaaacaagcacctttaaccactgaggacatctctccagcccctgcttcatcttttaagtatttatttatttatctatttattttggtttttcaaggtaaggtctcactctagcccaggctgacctggaattcattatgtagtctcacgctggccttgaattcacagtgatcctcctacctctgcctcccgagtgctgggatttaaaggtgtataccactacTCCTGGCTCCTGCTTCATCTGTAATAGTGGTATTGATAATTATCATCCCTGCCTTGGCAATGGTAGGAAGAAAAACAAGTAGACACACCCAGCTAGAAAACCCTCCTGCTAAACAGATTGATTTGACGAGGCACATTGAACACATCTCAGAGGCAGACTCTgcaggaggcagtgcctctgcaAACTGAGGAAAACGTGCTAGGAAGCGCAGCGCAGAGTCCCAGGTGTAAGCATACCTGCCATGGTGCAGTCTTCCACTCTCACAGTTGGACAGAACCAGATAATCAGGAAGGAAGAGAAACTCTGACTCACTTCTGGTTTCCTCAGTGGCTATTGTATTAGTGTTTGGGTCATCTTTTGGCAAGATGGAGCTGGCAGCATGGGCGGTATGAAGTGAACTGGCAGGAGATGGCTGGAGGGAGGAGGCCATGTGAGAGAAGCTCTCCATGGAATCTGCTGGAGAAATCATTTCCCGGGTTAGTGTTTTAAGAATGGCTATAACACTCACTCAAAATTTCTCAAACAGCATCCAAGAAACCAAATAGAAGATGGAAATCACAGCTGGTGTTTGTACTGGTGGAGGCAACCATTTCCCCAGGCTATAAACAATGTCTGGGAAAGAAGGTCAGTGTTCCAAGATTTAAGTGTTGAATCAATtaagagtaagaaaaaaataagcattctTGGCCTGAAAATCTACAGTTCAATAGTCTACACACAGCTTCTTAACAGCCCTCAACAGCAGCCCTGCATCATTGTTTAGTCACTCaataaatatgcacatatatgtctgtatatgtgtgagtgtgcatttTGCATCACAAGTCTATATGCATATAAATGCACATGTActtatgcatatattttatggTCTGTCTCCCAAAAGattcatgtgttgaaggcttaaCCACCAGCTTTCCTGCTTTCAAATTGattctctcaggtatttttccCAGAAACAAAAATCTATCATAGAAAATTGGTACTAGGAGTGGTACTAAGAGTGaacccttgggctggaaagatggcttagcagttaaggcacctgcatgcgaagcttaaggacccaagtttgattcccctgtacccatg is part of the Jaculus jaculus isolate mJacJac1 chromosome X, mJacJac1.mat.Y.cur, whole genome shotgun sequence genome and encodes:
- the Gab3 gene encoding GRB2-associated-binding protein 3 isoform X3, producing MSAGDAVCTGWLVKSPPERKLQRYAWRKRWFVLRRGRMSGNPDVLEYYRNKHSSKPIRVIDLSECAVWKHAGPGFVRKEFQNNFVFIVKTASRTFYLVAKTEEEMQVWVHSISQVCNLSHLEDGADSMESFSHMASSLQPSPASSLHTAHAASSILPKDDPNTNTIATEETRSESEFLFLPDYLVLSNCESGRLHHGSLPTRCDSWSNSDRSLEQTSFDDVFLDGLQPLTSNNLVHPSRHGNGPQEAPFTRPQAALIWNREINSPSRDHISSSPLLETCLNPAIHVDKNQGSLSCGAKELDFMSNIPPPRPPKPSHLSERRQEDQFLWTRYSNSKKPECTLVPRRISLSGLDHMGSWKGDIESQSLRHRDKRLSLNLPCRFSPMYPTTSTSAEDSYVPMSPTATASGLGPHSSQDDYIPMSSGSISSVLPELPADLEPPPVNRDLKPQRKLRPPPLDLRNLSTIREHTSLTRTHTVPCNRTSFLSPERNGINSARFFANPASREEEESYIQMEEYRAVNSLSSGALTWTKKFSLDYLALDFNSASPAPVQQKLLLSEEQRVDYVQVDEQKTQALQSTKQEWTDERQSKV
- the Gab3 gene encoding GRB2-associated-binding protein 3 isoform X1, whose translation is MSAGDAVCTGWLVKSPPERKLQRYAWRKRWFVLRRGRMSGNPDVLEYYRNKHSSKPIRVIDLSECAVWKHAGPGFVRKEFQNNFVFIVKTASRTFYLVAKTEEEMQVWVHSISQVCNLSHLEDGAADSMESFSHMASSLQPSPASSLHTAHAASSILPKDDPNTNTIATEETRSESEFLFLPDYLVLSNCESGRLHHGSLPTRCDSWSNSDRSLEQTSFDDVFLDGLQPLTSNNLVHPSRHGNGPQEAPFTRPQAALIWNREINSPSRDHISSSPLLETCLNPAIHVDKNQGSLSCGAKELDFMSNIPPPRPPKPSHLSERRQEDQFLWTRYSNSKKPECTLVPRRISLSGLDHMGSWKGDIESQSLRHRDKRLSLNLPCRFSPMYPTTSTSAEDSYVPMSPTATASGLGPHSSQDDYIPMSSGSISSVLPELPADLEPPPVNRDLKPQRKLRPPPLDLRNLSTIREHTSLTRTHTVPCNRTSFLSPERNGINSARFFANPASREEEESYIQMEEYRAVNSLSSGALTWTKKFSLDYLALDFNSASPAPVQQKLLLSEEQRVDYVQVDEQKTQALQSTKQEWTDERQSKVRGGACL
- the Gab3 gene encoding GRB2-associated-binding protein 3 isoform X2; amino-acid sequence: MSAGDAVCTGWLVKSPPERKLQRYAWRKRWFVLRRGRMSGNPDVLEYYRNKHSSKPIRVIDLSECAVWKHAGPGFVRKEFQNNFVFIVKTASRTFYLVAKTEEEMQVWVHSISQVCNLSHLEDGAADSMESFSHMASSLQPSPASSLHTAHAASSILPKDDPNTNTIATEETRSESEFLFLPDYLVLSNCESGRLHHGSLPTRCDSWSNSDRSLEQTSFDDVFLDGLQPLTSNNLVHPSRHGNGPQEAPFTRPQAALIWNREINSPSRDHISSSPLLETCLNPAIHVDKNQGSLSCGAKELDFMSNIPPPRPPKPSHLSERRQEDQFLWTRYSNSKKPECTLVPRRISLSGLDHMGSWKGDIESQSLRHRDKRLSLNLPCRFSPMYPTTSTSAEDSYVPMSPTATASGLGPHSSQDDYIPMSSGSISSVLPELPADLEPPPVNRDLKPQRKLRPPPLDLRNLSTIREHTSLTRTHTVPCNRTSFLSPERNGINSARFFANPASREEEESYIQMEEYRAVNSLSSGALTWTKKFSLDYLALDFNSASPAPVQQKLLLSEEQRVDYVQVDEQKTQALQSTKQEWTDERQSKV